Proteins from one Hemicordylus capensis ecotype Gifberg chromosome 7, rHemCap1.1.pri, whole genome shotgun sequence genomic window:
- the PITHD1 gene encoding PITH domain-containing protein 1: MSHGHSHGGGSCCHGDDDHEEPPERRGQAWGLYLRIDHQRLECLNERREGSGALVFRAWEDRGDRQKFVESDDDEELLFNIPFTGNVKVKGIIVMGEDDETHPSEMRLFKNLPHMSFDDTAREPDQMFSLNRDVTGELEYPTKISRFSNVHHLSIHISKNFGAETTKIFYIGLRGEWTEAHRHEVTICNYEASANPADHKVEQITPQTHFIS, from the exons ATGTCCCACGGGCACAGCCACGGTGGGGGCAGCTGTTGCCATGGAGACGACGACCACGAGGAGCCTCCCgagcggcgcggccaggcctggGGCCTCTACCTGCGCATCGACCACCAGCGCCTGGAGTGCCTCAACGAGCGCAGGGAGGGCAGCGGCGCCCTCGTCTTCCGTGCCTGGGAAGACCGCGGCGACCGCcagaag TTTGTAGAAAGTGATGACGATGAAGAGCTTCTGTTTAATATTCC GTTTACTGGTAATGTGAAAGTAAAAGGGATTATTGTGATGGGAGAGGATGACGAAACACATCCATCAGAAATGAGACT ATTTAAGAATCTTCCTCACATGTCCTTTGATGATACTGCTAGAGAACCAGATCAGATGTTCAGCCTGAATCGCGATGTTACGGGAGAACTGGAGTATCCTACAAA AATTTCTCGCTTCTCAAACGTTCATCATCTCTCCATCCACATCTCAAAGAACTTTGGTGCTGAGACAACAAAGATCTTTTATATAGGCCTGAGGGGAGAATGGACAGAA GCCCATCGGCATGAAGTGACCATCTGCAACTATGAAGCGTCGGCAAACCCAGCTGACCACAAAGTTGAGCAGATCACACCGCAGACACACTTCATTTCGTAA